From one Dermacentor silvarum isolate Dsil-2018 chromosome 3, BIME_Dsil_1.4, whole genome shotgun sequence genomic stretch:
- the LOC125944006 gene encoding LOW QUALITY PROTEIN: uncharacterized protein LOC125944006 (The sequence of the model RefSeq protein was modified relative to this genomic sequence to represent the inferred CDS: deleted 1 base in 1 codon) yields MFRVCVILALASSALAGYLHGGYSLGSGVGLSNGAALGSGVGLGSGVGLASYGISHGIGYSGLTGFGAGNGLAYGPSASYAVAAPARTVSTYQAAPAVTTVQNAPSVATYAAAPVATYQSAPAVSRVTSYQSAPLVAAAPAVSTTYHAAPAVATYAAAPAVSRYTTYQSAPAVATYAAPAVSRVTYQAAPAVTKVYQSAPAVSRVTAFQAAPAVATYASPAVSRVTYQSAPVVAAAPAVSRVTTYQSAPAVATYAAPAVSRVTYQAAPAVTKLYQSAPVVASAPAVSRVTTYQAAPAVATYAAPSVSRVTYQSTPVVAAAPSVSRFTTYQSAPAATAYAAPTVTKVFQSAPAVATVAAAPAVSHVTTYQSAPALATVSHAAPVATYAAAPAVATVNAAPTVATVHHAPAVATVGHAAPAYNAYQTAPVYGYGVGNLGYGAGHYGFGHGFGVYGLNYGYGLGTPFDYNTLLRRKK; encoded by the exons ATG TTCCGTGTGTGCGTCATCCTTGCCCTGGCCTCCAGCGCCCTTGCTGGATACCTTCACGGTGGCTATAGCCTTGGCAGTGGTGTCGGCCTCAGCAATGGTGCTGCCCTCGGTAGCGGCGTTGGCCTCggtagcggtgttggcctcgCCAGCTATGGTATTAGTCACGGAATTGGCTACTCCGGCCTCACCGGCTTCGGTGCCGGCAACGGCCTTGCCTACGGACCATCCGCCAGCTACGCCGTAGCTGCTCCAGCTCGTACCGTCTCCACTTACCAGGCTGCTCCAGCCGTGACCACTGTTCAGAATGCTCCATCCGTCGCTACCTACGCCGCGGCACCAGTCGCCACCTACCAGTCAGCTCCAGCTGTGTCCCGCGTGACCAGCTACCAGTCCGCTCCACTTGTGGCCGCTGCCCCAGCTGTTTCCACCACCTACCACGCTGCTCCAGCGGTCGCTACCTATGCCGCTGCTCCAGCTGTGTCCCGCTACACCACATACCAGTCGGCTCCAGCTGTCGCTACCTACGCTGCTCCAGCTGTCTCCCGCGTCACCTACCAAGCCGCCCCAGCTGTAACTAAGGTCTACCAGAGCGCCCCAGCTGTGTCCCGCGTCACCGCCTTCCAGGCGGCTCCAGCTGTAGCTACTTACGCTTCTCCAGCTGTCTCCCGCGTCACCTACCAGAGTGCCCCAGTCGTCGCTGCTGCCCCAGCTGTGTCCCGCGTCACCACCTACCAGTCTGCTCCAGCTGTCGCTACCTACGCTGCTCCAGCTGTCTCCCGCGTCACGTACCAGGCTGCCCCAGCTGTGACTAAGCTCTACCAGAGTGCACCAGTCGTCGCTTCTGCCCCAGCTGTGTCCCGCGTCACCACCTACCAGGCTGCTCCAGCGGTCGCTACCTACGCTGCTCCATCTGTCTCCCGCGTCACCTACCAGAGCACCCCAGTAGTCGCTGCTGCCCCAAGCGTGTCGCGCTTCACCACCTACCAGTCTGCTCCAGCTGCCACTGCCTACGCTGCCCCAACTGTTACCAAAGTCTTCCAGTCTGCCCCAGCCGTCGCCACCGTGGCCGCTGCTCCAGCTGTGTCCCACGTAACTACCTACCAGTCTGCCCCAGCTTTGGCCACCGTCTCCCACGCTGCCCCAGTCGCCACCTACGCCGCAGCCCCAGCTGTCGCTACC GTCAACGCTGCCCCAACCGTTGCCACCGTCCACCACGCCCCAGCTGTGGCCACCGTGGGCCACGCTGCACCAGCCTACAATGCCTACCAGACCGCCCCCGTCTACGGCTATGGTGTTGGAAACCTCGGCTACGGAGCCGGACATTATGGCTTCGGCCATGGCTTTGGTGTGTATGGCCTGAACTACGGCTATGGTCTTGGCACTCCATTCGACTACAACACTCTCCTCCGCAGGAAGAAGTAA